The sequence TGTTCTTGGATTATTGTCAGGATAAAGGATGGTAGTGGTAAAAAAAAATACCCAAAGTCAAGTTTTGTGTTGAACTGTAAAGGTCAGAGGATTAAGTTTTAAGATTGTCTTTGGTTTTGTTCATGGACAATGTCTATTGTGTAGCATGTTTTTGATCTATCTTAAACTTTTTCTATGATAAGTTTATACAGGACAGAACTTGTTGCTTATATTCCTTATTTTTCAGGTGATGCCTGCACTGGGGATATTGTTATGTTTGAACAAAAAGTATATGAAATGtaagaggaccatgtgcacttaaGGAGTTATTACACTATATTGCTTTTTGCTTTAGGTGCAAACTAGAGTCCTTGTTGCATGGCCTAATTGTAATTTTGACACATCTTGAACTTAGGTATAGTATTGCTTCAAGAAGTGCCACAGGTCCACCTATTGGTACTCGATGTGTTGTTGGGCGGATAGTTAAGGAGAGTTATGGTGCAGCTAAGCAGCAACACACTTTTACAGTGAGTTTAGCACTTCAAGTGTTTTTATATTTGTGTTCATTCATATATGCTTTGAGACTTAGCAATGTATGCTTTTACAGTGAGTTTAGCACTTTGACCGTTTGTATATTCGTGTTCATTCATATATTAATCTCTAAATTCCAATTTTTAGTATGTTTCTGAAAAATCGAGGATAAGAAACATGTGATTGTTTGTCAAGGATGAAATGATTGTGAAATATTCTATTGAAATTTGGTAATATGATTGTTCCTTTGTGAGTGATCCAAGTTTGCAAAATAAATTTATCCTTATTTTCAAGCCTACAAGTTTCTATATTTGTATTCAGTATAAATGAATGCGTCAGCTAAATGCATATTCTACTTTTTTGAAGATAGAAGTTCTTTGGAGCAAAGGTGAGAAGCCTTTGCCCCCACTGCACCCCCTTCTTATCAAAGGGCGTAATCTCTACAAACTACAAACCGTTCGGCAGGTGAATGTGCTTTCTTGTCATTAAGTTTACAGACTTTGAAAATTGAGTTTTTCTTTTATTCCTGATTGAATGCTTTTTGAATGCAGCCATGGCCTAATGAAGAGGATAGGAAGAAAGTGCTCCTTGAGAAGCATTCTAGAGGATTCCATGCTCGTAATGCTAGAGATGTGAGAGTCCAAATGAAGGAAACCAACAGGCAAGTGAAATTTTTTGGTGTGGATGAGGAATTTAATGCTTTGTGTTTATTTAGGTTATATGGAATCTTACTGTATTTCCAGGATGTTTTGTTTTATGAGGGAGAGTGCATTTCTGTGTTTTAGTCAAATCGTTCATTTTAGTTATCGActagttttaggattttcttcttTAGTTTGGTGAAATGTGAAACACTTTTTTTTTGTGTTCTTAATATATTCTCTGATTGTTTTTGTTTGTCAATGAGATTATTCGTGATCTTTGATGCTTcggtttgttttatttatttttataatactgCAAATGTTGCCTAAGCATGATGCCGAGGGTTCTGTTAAATTTTGTAAATCTGTAGAATTAATTCTTTGAAGATAATCAGACATGATTGTCTGTtaaagaaaattagaaattgaagtATACTTTATTGTACCTTTTTAAGCATAAGTATTGATTTCTGACCCATGACATTCATATGACTGACGCTTTACacataaaaattcataaaaaatggaATCCTTCCAAGTTTAGCCTTAAAAACGTATATTTTTTTCACCCCTGCTTTATGCAAAAATGGAACTGTATGGAAATTTATAGCattgaatatatataaatattatgatCGTTGCTCACCAACCTTGTGGATCGCTGTTGAGTCTTATATTTGTTTAATAATGTAGCTtcctatttaaaattaaaaattttataaGGCTATTTagcaacattcaaaattaaagtatGTCATAATAACCTTGAATAGAATGAGGTTGTGTAAAGGAAAGCTTTGCATGGAAAATTCTTATTTTAATTAGCACCACCGATCATCATTTTTAGtttctattttttctatttcaGATCCTGTCAAGGGAGACATACACAAAGAGAAGCTGTTTCAACCTCAAACAAAATAGTAGACAAAAGATTTCATAAGAGAAATCTTGAGAGAAAGCCACTTACAGAAGCCAATGACATGTCTCTTCCAGTACCTGTATCCTCGGTATCGTCACATGCAGGCAACAGTTATATTGGGAAGTCAAATACTGGACATTCGACTGATGTCCATTCAGCTGCAGGTGTTCTATCATCAAATAGGGGTACCCTTTTTACATCCAGCAATGGCTTAACGGGGTATACAAGACCAATACCATACCTTCAGGGGTACTCTGAAGCACCACTTCAGGGGTCAAGGCCAGCGTGTGGTAGTAATGATCAGCAAAGAAAACCATGCAGGCATTTTCTACAGGGTAGATGCCATTATGGTGAGCGATGTAAATTTTTTCATGATACAAATATGCTCAGATACAATCAGAACCACTATCAACTGGGAGTCAAATACAAGGAAAATGAAGCACAAAGAAGTTACAGATACTACTGAAGCTGACTTTCTTTGGCTGGCTATTTTTGTTCTTATTCCTTATTCTGGAGTGGGAGGCATCACACTCATATTTATggatttttttgttgaaaaggTCATGGAGTACAGGCATGTTTCTTTGTTGCCTACTGTTTGTGTCCCAATGAATGCATATTTAGTAGCGGAACTAAATACGACCATTGAGTTGTACCTACATTAGAAGCTAGCCCGATTTGTAGGCAGCCAGCTTCATTTTGGTAAGACTAAACTACAataatttggaatttggaatttgcCTATTAAAACAGCATCATGGTCTTCAAAACTGAAGCTAAGAAACTTGAGTTAAAGCATTGTGAATAATCAACAAATCCAACATGGGTTGAATGGGCTCATCTAGCGTAGCTTTATTTTCTTCTTGGGTTGAGTTGATCTGTGGAGTTCGCTTTTGCACATCTTTTGTTCTGCTAAAACTCAACATGGGTTGAATCAAAACCGTGTTCCTTCACTCTGTCTGAAGACAATTAGTATGAACCCagtataataatattttttctGTGCAGTGTATGCTGACTCGTAATCAATTCACTTCTTATGTATCGGCAAATTAATCTAAAACAGTTTGGCCCTAAATCTAATGAAAACGCTATTTCATGTACAAAATACTGTATCTCTTTTCAAATGTGCAAATGGTCTTGTTCTTCTAATCTATTTTTTACAGTAGCTAAATTTTAATAAAACTCCATTATCAGCGTATGGAGAAAGAAATCCAGTTATCTACCTGAGCAGAATACAATATGAAATCATCTTTTGTCGAGCTTGAGAGAGTGATTGTGCTTCCGGATGATGCAAAATTTAAAGCTGCATGTGGTTATGCCTTCTTCAACAGACTAAGCTTCATGAGAAGGGCTCTTTTAGACTCTAGAATCTGTTAAATAATTACTTACATGCTCCAAACTCCTTGAGAACACTAACTGTGAACTTGTCACAATCAGAAGATCTTGAGGTGCATAAGCATCCATGTCTTCAGGTTTGACCTGCCATGTAAAACCAAAGGCAAGCTACTTGCTACTAAAAAATAGTTTTTGAGGCTTCTGTAAATGGTTCTTACTGGATCTTGTTGTGTAATCGAGTCACACAATTAATCAACCTACTCAGAGTAGACAAGATTATAGAAATGTATAAGAATGCGACTGACTACATGTGGGCAATGAGTGGAAACCTAAAGAAATATCCTCAGCCCAAGTATTAGGAAATAAGATCTAACAGAAAACAAGCCATGGAATAGAAGGAAAAAAGTGAAGATGAGAACAGGAGTATGAAAACAATATACATTTGGTTTAGTTACTATTTATAAAAGGAGTATGACAACAGCAGAGACATTTGGTTTAGTTGCTATTTAGACAAGAgtcatcatcaacaaatttttaCTGCCCCAGTAAAACAAAAAAAACAGATCACTGATTTTGAACCATATAAACATACACCTGAAGGCATTCCTTGGAAAAATCTCTTTACACACTAGATTAAAAAACCAAATTTAATCTGCTCAAGTAAAACAAAGAAAACAGAACACAGCACTGCTCACTATCTAAACATCATACCTGCAGGTACATCTTGGAAGGGATCTCTATAAACTATGAATTAAATGATCAGTCAATAGCACCAACACAAATAAATGTGAATCAGTTGCGTCATGTCACCTCACCTACTTTCAAATTATCAAAACTCGTCTCTAGATAGACAATTACAAGTTTCATCGTCAATGTTTACTTCTCTTTTCACCTTCTACATAGACATATTTGATGATTTCACACTAAGTCACAGAGTTCGCCGAACTTCTGGCTTGGAGTTCGAAATTCGGCGAACCCATAAACGCtgccaaaaaattgtaaaaatatgCCTAAAGTTCGTCCCGGTTTTTGAAACATTTTTTTGTGGGCGCTTTTTAGGGTTTacgtcatttttttttaataaatattatcgCACTGCGCGGAAcagggtttttgtttgtttttccgcTTGCGTTGTGCCTGTGCGTCGCGTGTTCGTGCTTGTGCGTGCCGTGTTCGTGCCTGACCCTGCGTGTTTGTGCCTATGCGTGCCGTGTTCGCGCCTGTTGTTGGCACCTGTGTGTTTGCAGTTCGCACCCTGCGTGTGTTTGCGCCGTGATCTCCATTCGGGTGCTTGTGTGTTCGGGCTGCGTGATCTCCATTCGGGCTGCGGGCTGTGTGATCTCCATTCGGGCTGCGGGCTGCGGGCTCTCCATTCGGGCCTGCGTGTTCAGGTACGCCATTGTTTCTTCCCaccttttttttatattttataataatttattagatattattaatattttatatttatatagattattatttatttatatttaaatgtttttatattttatatttatataaagaTATTAAgatgttttatatttatattaagatattttatatttatattaagatattttatatttatatttaaatgtttttatattttatatttcttagATATTAAGATATTCTCCAATCTTTTAtataaatgtttttatatttttatgttttattagATATTaagataaattttatattttataataatatttgtattttagataaattttatgttttctaatttatattttaaatagatgtttttatattttatatgttttatattttatgttttatgttttacaTAAAAAGATAAAACATGTTTTAGAAGATATATTcagattttataataaaaattgatatatttttgttttatgcttattgaaatataatttaatattatttttccttTTTAGAGTCAAAAGTAAaaatttcatatatttagttttgaTGTTTTTTAAATAGAATGTAAATAATTTAAATACTAaatattgtttttcttttgaaaCATTACAGATTGTAACAAAATGCCTCCCAAAAAATCAGATTCTCTAGTATGGAAATATGTGACACGTGATGGTAATGAGCTCTTTTGTAAGGAATGTAAGAAAcctttcaaaggaagtttaacaaggGCAAGAGACCACTTACTTGGAATCAGTGGGGGTAAAGGAGGAGGTGTTAGTGCATGTCCAAAAATGACTGCACAAATGAGAGCTGGTTTAGAAAGAGAACAGTCCTCTTCGATTGTAGGAATGCTCAAGAAGacacaaaaaaaacaaagaatTCAAGAGGATGTGTCCAGGTTCACgtctatctcttcctcttccaGTTTACCCAATGCCTCTTCCAGTTTACCTAAGGCCACAGGTGCATCAGGAGAAAGTGGAACACTGAAAAGCTTTTGGAAACCGGTAGAGAAACAACAAGTGGATGATGCATTGGCTGATTTGTTTTATACAAGTGCCATTCCATTCAACGTGGCAAGAAATCCTCATTTCCGTAATGCAATTCAGAAAGttgcagagtttggcaaagggtacacacctCCAACTTCAGAGGCTTTCAGAACAACTCTTTTATAGAGGTCAAAAGATAAGGTGACAGAAAAGTTAGCTGAGGTCAAAGCTTCTTGGAAAGTAACAGGTTGCACcatattgagtgatggatggtcagatatatgtcaaaggccattgattaatgttttAGTAGCTTGCCTTGAAGGTGTTGTCTTCTTGAAAGTGATTGACACCATGAACTAGAAGAAAACTTCAGAATATATTTTTCAGATACTAGATgaagccattcttgaagtaggggTGGAAAATGTGGTTCGGGTGGTTATTGATAGTGCAGCGAATTGTGTGGGTGCTGGGAAGCTGATTGTAGAGAAGTACCCACAGatatattggagcccatgtgcaACCCATTGTCTAGATTTGCTACTTCATGACTTGGCAAAATTCCCATGGATACATGAAGCAATCCATAGAGGAAGAGCAGTGGCAAATTTCATTAGAAACCACCGTCTCACATTGAGTCTATACAAGCAACATGCATCTAGGGAGTTGTTGAGGCCTTGTGACACAAGGTTTGcttcattttatatcactttgaaaagagtgaTTGAAGAGAAAGCAGCTTTGAGATTGGTTGTttgttccaatgagtgggaaagTTCAACACTTTCTAAAAGTGCTAAGGGGAAGAACATAAAGCAAATCATTTTGAGCAGCAACTTTTGGGAGAGTGGAGCAAAAGTTTTGAATATATGTGGACCAATTGTTGatgttcttcgtatggtggatggtGACACTCtttgccttggcatgctttatgaaagcatggaccgTTGTAAGGAATCTATTCAGTGAGCACTAAATAATGtagaagcagagtacatggagatttGGGAGACAGTTGATTTCAGATGGAAGATGATGCACACACCTTTGCATGCAACAGCATGCTATTTGGAGCCTAAGTTATTTCATATTGATAGACAAGCTGATCTTGAAATCATGCCAGGGTTTTATGAAGCCATTAGCAGGTTTGAACAAGATAGAACAATTGCAGGTCTAATTAGAGACCAAAGTTGGAAATACAAGAGAGCAGAAGGGTTGTTTGGAATAGAAGCAGCCCGAGATGAGGTACCTGGCTATAGATGGTGGATGAGCTATGGAGCACAAAATCCTGAACTACAACGCTTTGCCATTCGAATATTGAGTCAGGGAGCCagttcatcagcttgtgagaggaactggagttgctttgaccacatccattccaaaaagaggaacaagttgctGTCCGGAAAGTTGGGAGATCTTTTCTACATTCGGAGCAATTTAAAATTGTTCATGAATAGATCAGCAAATGACTCCACATCTTCTTCACAACAACAAATTTCAGAAGGCATGGTAACTGGAGTTGCAGATGAGCCTGAGGATGACTTTGTGGATGATGAATTGGGCAgtgatattgatgatgatgatgctacaacaGCAACTCAGCCATGTGCTCTTGACGACCTGGAGCTTTTTTGAAGCTCTATAGTCTTGAATTTTGATTATACCTTTTTGACTAAAAACATCTTCGCAGTCTTGATGACTTTGTAGGCTTGTAGCTTTTTTGAAGTTCTAAAGTCTCGACGTTTGattgtatctttttgataaaaaaaaGCTTGACAATCATGATATCACATGTTTCCTATGGTTTATAACTTTATATTAAGAATTTTGCATCTTTCTATAATGATTTTGAATCTATTCTGCAACCTTAACTTTGAGTATATTGATAATTTGttggatatattactaatttaaaaaaaaaattatataaggcgaatttgATGCCGAATTTTTTTTCTGAACTTTTTGCCCTTGCCGAACTTCATCCGAACTCCATAGCTGCCAAACTCGAACTCGaactcgaaccttgtgacttagaaaTTTTCACATGTAGTATGAAGAGGCAAAACAAGTTGAAACTTGTCTCTAGCCATACATTTATAAGTTTCATCTTCTATGCTTACTGCTCTTTAACCTTCTACAGAAACTTATTTGATGCAATAGTCAAGATCAATTCTAGATATTTTATCTCTTCCTTGAAAGCATCAACAGTGGGCAATTTCCCTCATGTCCCCATTCAAAATGCACAGATGCTTGAGATAATCCTTGGACGGATTTGTTGTATTGACGGAATTGCCATGTTGCTAGCATGTTATCATGGAAGCTCCAAAAAGCGAAGAGACAAAGTGGATGATACTTGGCATAACCAGAGACATACTATTTTCTGCGAGTTTTACACTAATAAAAGAGTACTCTTAAGACAACTGGCAACCAATTACTGTGCTGCAAATGGTCTGATCTTAGAGCATTTCGAAAGTGTGATGAGAAAACCATAAAGTAATGAGTGATAGTCCTAATCATTTTTATATGGTTGTGTACTACCCACGTCTCTTGAATTGCCTTTGCCAAACCTGAATTCTTGTTATAGCTCAGGTTCAGTAAAGCTCTCAACCTTGAGAAGGCTGAGACAGAACATGCGATGTTGAGACACTTGTCACATGGACTTGGAAAGATGGATACCATTGCATATCAATGTAGATGGATCAAATCAAAGAagcaaaaatctcaaaaaaatttagATTATATCTGATTTTTTATGGACGATTTCTTCTAAAAAAGCATTGATTGcaattttcaacaatttttttgcatttaaatcacatAAAATTCTCATTTAAATTGCATCTGAAACCATAATCAACCTCTTGCCAACTTGTGAAACCCTCGAAACGTGAAATGGCAAAATAGTTTATGAATAGCACAGTTGTGAACATTTTTTGGGCACAATTATAAACATGAGTTTGTAGAGACATGCATATAAGACACAACTAGTTGCAAATTCGTAGGGAATGGGGCAGCAATGCATTTGAGTCAAAGGTAGGCAATTTTTGTTGTAGCATTATTGCAAATACCTTTTATAACTTCACGCCATATAAATAGTATTTACACAAAATTCAATCAGTGTAAAGAAACTAAAATCCTCAAAACAGGGCAGAGATAATGCTCTAATACTAACTTAGAAATATAAAAATGTCTAAATCTGGCTCACACAAATGCTCTCAAACTAAATAAAACAAACTTCTAAGATTGTTGCTCAGATTTGCCTATCATTGGCAATACCCATCGGgagcaaaataaaatttaaatgaagacAGACAGTTGGAGACATGCAACATTTTTTGTTGCTTTCTATTAAATCTGAAAATGACAAATTAAAAATACACTAAAACTCAAAAAACTAACTGAATACAAACTATGATTACAATCTTGTCTGCAACGGTTTGGAGCCGCTCCCAATCAAAGTGTTTGGAGCTTCTTAGAGCTCTCATACAAATTGCTCAGTTGGAGCTTCTACATTCTTGGAGCAATCATTGTTCACCGACAGATACTTTCCAACACAACAATCAGAATTGCTGTTCACAAAATTCTCTTCTATACATTGACTAATTGGAAAGACATTCTTTGCCTTTTGTCTTGTGGCTGTCCACACAAGGTCaaaagattcaaattcaaattcaacaaccaaaataaaTTCTACTGCAGACTGGAGCTGCACATTAGGAGCAAGTTGGGGAAGCAATCCCCAAACCAATCTTCCAGCTGCAACAAATTAACTCCATTgggtagtgttgtgaccttttcacacatcatccCATTGCAAACGGGCACCCCCTTTTTCCAACTTTCCACATCTTGTTAGTTAGGGTTTTTGGCAGTAAGGTGGCGATTTTGAGCTTTCAATGCTCGAGTCTCATTTTTGAAATGATATTGCTTAGggtcctaattagggtttgaattttggattttgaagTCGATAGGATAAAATATTTAGAAATGTCAAAATGTTTGAGATCCTAAATTTTGTCTACGTTTGAGATTGCGACAAGttttaaatttgagcctaaaatgtGTCTAAGTTGCTAATTGACTTGATTTAGTGCTAGAGCATCAAAAGTCCCTATAGGAGTTGTTTTTTCACTGCTAGGAGGTTTATTAAGTCAAAATGGCACATAATCTCCATGGATTCCTATTTTCCCCTACCCAAATCTAGTTAAAATAATGAAAGTCTCGATGTGAAATGATAGAATTTGTTAAGTTTTGACTTTTATAGTGTGAAAATTGCCATAGTCTTGATGGGAAACGTTTCTCCCCCATGAAATTAAGGCATAAAATCGAGTTGTCTAGATGGGAGATGTTTTTCCGTTGAGTTTTTAAGGCAAAATTGGATTCTCTCTTAATGGAGGGCGTTTTTCCACTGAGTTTTATGTGTTTTTTGAAAAAATCTCGATGCATCTGGATTCTCCACTGCAATTGTCTCTATGGACCACGTTTTTCCACCAGGCCTTGTTGAGCGAAAATGAACATGGAAAGGTTGTCCAGATGACCCACGTTTTTCCACTAGGGGCGAAGACAACCAAGTTAAGTGTTGCAATGTGTCCAGATGAGGTTCGAATTTCCACTAGGTTGGAAAATGAGTGTGACGGAGTTAAGTGTGGGCAAAATTGTGTTGTCCCGATGAGGTGCGTTTTTCCACTAGGATGAATTAATGAATTTTCGATGAACTTTTATTGTCCAGATGGAGTTCAAATTTCCTATGAAGATTATTTTGACAAGTTTTGAGTCTAGATGAAGGACGTTTTTCCATCGGGAGGTGCCTTTTCATGAAATGATGAAATTAAGTTGTTTAGATAggcatcgattttcccctggaatgCAATTTgtagacaaaatggatgaaatgatgacaaatttgTTGTCTAGATGAGGGTCAATTTTCCCTCAAGGCTATAATGTGCAAGTTGGGCAAATTCTAATGCAAATTATCTATCCCAATGGGGATCGATTTTCCCCCAGGTGGCTGGAATTAAATGTGATGAAGGTTTTAAATGACAAGTGTGCCCAAATAATTTTGCCTTGCCACAATTATTAATGATCAAGTGTAATGCATTTAATGACAAATTGTGGAATTCGAATGCAAATTGATTTTTCACCAGGTTGATATAAGGCAATTTTTTAATCCCACATTACTTGTGTGGTGTATTCTCAAGGTGAAAACATGAATAAAAGGACCCAACCAACATTAAAACAATATTATATTACCAATAATTTGACAGTTTGTGGTTGATGGAAGGTGCCATTGTTGGTTGGAAGGTGCCAATTTGGCCAAGTGTGAGGGTGCGCCATTTTTTGAGAAGATTTGCAAGATTTTTGAGGGGCGCCATTGTTGATTGAGGTGACTTTTGTGTGTAGTGCCATCATTATTGGGGGGCAGTGACTTTGTGGCTAATTGTGCCACATTTGGGGGTGATTTGAAGTGATTCGCATAAGGCGCCATTGTTCATGGGAAGACAATTTTGTTTTGGGCGCCATTATTGAAGGGTTGAGCACATTATGTGAGGACAACATTGTTGGCCTAGTCTGAAGCACCATTACTAGCATTATTCTCAAGCCAAGACATCATTCAACTAACTCATCTGGGTGCATTTTTCGACGAAGATTTTCGACGAACTAtgagatttcttttgctttgttcgATTTTATAAcgcaatttgtgtcaaatttcccttttttttgAAACCTTGCCcgcattcgtcggaattccgacgacaatGGTGTTCTTTGGAAGTcctcatcggaattccgatgaaaatgagatatgttttaaaaaaaaagtaatgtTCGTGCCTTCATTATATGTGAGAACGATGCaaaaaattgggaggaagcgggCACATGATGAGCATTTTTCAAAGTTTTTGAGATTGGGTAAGCTATGATCTCTTGCCATTGCCATTGTGTTATCTATTTTTTCACTGCAAATCTgatttacattttgcatttttttacatttacattttgcAGGTTGAGGCAATTCCAAGTGTCGACCCGGGTTTGATTCAAGTTTTAGAAAGTTCACCATTGTTTTTCTCCTGGCTTGTATTCTACGTATACATTCTCAAATTCTTTTCTGCATATTCAAAACCCCAAATACTTCTTGCACAAAATAGTATGAACATTGAGGGGGCTTTTTCCTGTACATGATCGAGCTCTGCATGGTCTGTAATCCTTGATTCACAATATTATTATATAATCCCAAAAGAGTGAAATAATGAAAGAGTTTACATTGAAAACTACCAACTCATGGCAGACTATACCATGGACCATTAGCCCCACAATCTCCTCAAGCAGCACCAACACAACTATCAAATAACCTGAAGAACCTTAGCAGCACCAGAAATCTATATACCCCCATCCTAATACATACATGGACCATACATAATTCAAATGCAATTACATAAGGTACATGATGGTAGATGCTCGATTACCCAGATCTACCAATATTTCTATACTTGCATCTGATAGCCAATTTTCGTTAGTATTCATCATCCTCCTAAAGGGAGCCAAGTCACGGTTGATTACCCCGATTCAGAATAACTCCCAAGACTCGACCACGAAGTTTTCCTTCCTCTTTCTCTCCACGTTCAGCCTTTCGATCTCCTCTTCCTCAGCTTCAGGATCTTCTTCTTCGTCTGAAAAGAAAACTGAAGGGTTAAAGTTGACCCTCAAAATACTAGACCATTCCTCCTCCAGTTCCATAACAACACTCCCAAcaatgtctacatcgacttctttGACAAAGCCAACAAGTCGCTCGACGCATTTTTTATTCGAGGCGAGGATGTCCACTAGAATTGTGAGCATCGCTTCATACACATAACCGTTGCACCAATGCCTGTTTCCACTCAGTACCTCCACCACCACCCCCCTAATCGTATCCTATCCCTCCACATCTATGTCGAAAAATCCTTTTGCATTGTTCCTCCATCGTTTCCTCCTTGCACATACAACTCAAACCAAAATAATGACCCATTCTAAAGCCAACTCCGTTCAGCTCCACAGTTAAGAAACATTTCCCCGCCTGCCTTAAATAGCCTTTCTTACCACTAAAAGTTTCCCAGGAAATTCAAAGATATCTAATCCTTATTCAAATTCGACCCCTCCCCCAAGAAACCATGATCCATGTCAAGCCAATCTGCCGCCCTATTGCCTTCTCTATATGTGTGCTACATCCTATAATCCACTAAAGAACTCAATAGCTGTTCAATCCTGTGAGTCTACATCTCAAGTCTCCAATTAGGAAAACGTCCTT is a genomic window of Cryptomeria japonica chromosome 7, Sugi_1.0, whole genome shotgun sequence containing:
- the LOC131033973 gene encoding uncharacterized protein LOC131033973 isoform X1; the protein is MEEEALTQNESEGSSYEQLTEACSRLSMHTSNGDEGSESGDDVAECPDLEIPSLNENDEKDYLKIATLIEEGKLDKLKVEQCKLYLRKHGLRLSGKKAILIERIQEHLEIKDGSGKKKYPKSSFVLNCKGDACTGDIVMFEQKVYEMYSIASRSATGPPIGTRCVVGRIVKESYGAAKQQHTFTIEVLWSKGEKPLPPLHPLLIKGRNLYKLQTVRQPWPNEEDRKKVLLEKHSRGFHARNARDVRVQMKETNRSCQGRHTQREAVSTSNKIVDKRFHKRNLERKPLTEANDMSLPVPVSSVSSHAGNSYIGKSNTGHSTDVHSAAGVLSSNRGTLFTSSNGLTGYTRPIPYLQGYSEAPLQGSRPACGSNDQQRKPCRHFLQGRCHYGERCKFFHDTNMLRYNQNHYQLGVKYKENEAQRSYRYY
- the LOC131033973 gene encoding uncharacterized protein LOC131033973 isoform X2; this encodes MEEEALTQNESEGSSYEQLTEACSRLSMHTSNGDEGSESGDDVAECPDLEIPSLNENDEKDYLKIATLIEGDACTGDIVMFEQKVYEMYSIASRSATGPPIGTRCVVGRIVKESYGAAKQQHTFTIEVLWSKGEKPLPPLHPLLIKGRNLYKLQTVRQPWPNEEDRKKVLLEKHSRGFHARNARDVRVQMKETNRSCQGRHTQREAVSTSNKIVDKRFHKRNLERKPLTEANDMSLPVPVSSVSSHAGNSYIGKSNTGHSTDVHSAAGVLSSNRGTLFTSSNGLTGYTRPIPYLQGYSEAPLQGSRPACGSNDQQRKPCRHFLQGRCHYGERCKFFHDTNMLRYNQNHYQLGVKYKENEAQRSYRYY